One part of the Thermoanaerobaculum aquaticum genome encodes these proteins:
- a CDS encoding ExbD/TolR family protein has protein sequence MAFDISGSPSSAVRSEINVTPLVDVVLVLLIIFMVVTPLLQMGYDVNVPPKAEASNAPPPTDLVVVSLTADKGIFINKENVPLEQLRFRLAEILKNRSRGTVFFSADDRVKYADAVKVLDVMRASGAKNLGIVEEFVDPTSH, from the coding sequence ATGGCTTTCGACATTTCAGGCTCACCAAGCAGCGCGGTGCGCTCGGAAATCAACGTCACGCCGCTGGTAGACGTGGTGCTGGTGCTGCTGATCATCTTCATGGTGGTCACACCGCTTCTGCAGATGGGTTACGACGTCAACGTGCCTCCCAAAGCGGAAGCCAGCAATGCACCGCCACCCACTGATTTGGTGGTGGTGTCGCTGACCGCAGACAAAGGCATCTTCATTAACAAGGAGAACGTTCCCTTGGAGCAGCTGCGGTTTCGACTGGCGGAAATCCTCAAGAACCGGAGCCGAGGCACGGTGTTTTTTTCGGCTGATGACCGCGTTAAATACGCCGATGCGGTCAAGGTGCTGGACGTCATGCGCGCCTCTGGGGCCAAAAACCTCGGCATCGTTGAGGAGTTTGTGGATCCAACCAGCCATTAG
- a CDS encoding ExbD/TolR family protein, with product MAMMTGGDRNGVKSEINVTPLVDVCLVLLIIFMVVTPMLQKGVDVQLPTAQDPAKKPESQNQVLLAMKADKTMWYENHWLPEKDLAARLAELHARAPGKEIVVKADARLTWGDVKRLLKLVKEAGFSNMALVAEKEKRQ from the coding sequence ATGGCCATGATGACGGGTGGCGACAGGAACGGCGTGAAAAGCGAGATCAACGTCACGCCCTTGGTGGATGTGTGTTTGGTCTTGCTGATCATCTTTATGGTTGTCACGCCGATGTTGCAAAAGGGCGTGGACGTGCAGCTACCGACCGCGCAGGATCCGGCCAAAAAACCGGAAAGCCAAAACCAGGTTTTGCTGGCAATGAAGGCGGATAAAACCATGTGGTACGAAAACCACTGGCTGCCGGAAAAGGACCTTGCCGCAAGGTTAGCCGAGCTGCACGCCCGCGCTCCAGGTAAGGAAATCGTCGTGAAGGCCGATGCCCGCCTCACCTGGGGGGACGTCAAGCGCCTTTTAAAGCTGGTGAAAGAAGCGGGCTTTTCCAACATGGCGCTTGTGGCCGAAAAGGAGAAAAGGCAATAA
- a CDS encoding MotA/TolQ/ExbB proton channel family protein has translation MARLVFLFLAFLSIYSLSVSFERWLRFREARKQSLAFTVAVSPLLKEGRLAEAIALSKKFPASHVAAVVSAGLYEFTVGAHGAGIPGHDVVEAGQRAMERAVVKTTEELKKRLSGLATIATTAPFIGLFGTVVGIINAFRGMAVSGSGGLAAVSSGIAEALVTTALGLFVAIPAVWLYNYFLNKVDRFRVEMTNSGSELLDAFLKLRAAKAA, from the coding sequence ATGGCACGGTTGGTGTTTCTTTTTCTTGCCTTCCTCTCGATTTACTCCTTGAGCGTGTCTTTCGAGCGGTGGCTGCGTTTCCGGGAAGCGCGGAAGCAGTCCCTGGCCTTTACGGTAGCGGTCTCGCCGTTGCTCAAGGAAGGCCGTTTGGCTGAGGCCATTGCCCTTTCCAAGAAGTTTCCCGCCAGTCACGTGGCAGCGGTGGTGAGCGCCGGTCTCTACGAGTTTACAGTGGGAGCGCACGGTGCAGGCATTCCTGGGCATGATGTGGTGGAAGCCGGCCAGCGGGCCATGGAGCGAGCTGTGGTGAAAACCACCGAGGAGCTGAAAAAGCGGCTCTCGGGTCTGGCCACCATTGCCACCACTGCCCCGTTCATTGGTTTGTTTGGGACCGTGGTGGGCATCATTAACGCTTTCCGGGGGATGGCGGTAAGCGGCTCCGGGGGGTTGGCGGCGGTTTCTTCGGGAATTGCCGAAGCCTTGGTAACCACCGCTCTCGGTCTTTTTGTGGCCATCCCGGCGGTGTGGCTTTACAACTACTTCCTTAATAAAGTGGACCGCTTCCGGGTGGAAATGACCAACTCGGGATCCGAGCTTTTGGACGCGTTCCTTAAGTTACGGGCGGCAAAAGCGGCCTAA
- a CDS encoding energy transducer TonB has product MFEDQLIESRKNKGEGKRSLVSLPLSLLIHAVVIGAAVVGTMWAIEDIPEPPIPVSFYAAPPPPPPPPPPPPKASAPKPKEQPKPQEVTAPVEIPQTLPQPAAVPEPETGVEGGVEGGVEGGVPGGVLGGVLGGTPGGVPGGVEGGVPGGEVEGPYRVGGKIAEPRKIVHVAPTYPEIARKARIEGVVILEIIVDKAGNVRDVRVLRGLGMGLTEAAVEAVRQWRYEPATLNGRPVEVYITVTINFRLQ; this is encoded by the coding sequence ATGTTTGAGGACCAACTGATCGAGTCGCGGAAAAACAAAGGTGAGGGCAAGCGCAGTCTGGTTTCTCTACCGCTGTCGCTGCTCATTCACGCCGTCGTAATTGGGGCCGCGGTGGTGGGCACCATGTGGGCCATCGAGGATATTCCCGAGCCGCCCATTCCGGTGTCGTTTTACGCGGCGCCGCCGCCACCGCCCCCACCACCGCCGCCGCCACCTAAGGCATCGGCCCCCAAACCTAAGGAGCAGCCGAAGCCACAGGAGGTGACGGCACCCGTTGAAATCCCGCAGACGCTACCCCAGCCAGCAGCGGTGCCCGAGCCCGAAACTGGTGTGGAAGGTGGTGTCGAAGGGGGTGTGGAGGGCGGTGTGCCCGGCGGGGTTTTAGGCGGGGTCCTTGGCGGCACGCCAGGAGGTGTGCCTGGAGGTGTGGAGGGTGGTGTTCCTGGGGGTGAGGTAGAAGGGCCGTACCGGGTGGGCGGCAAGATTGCCGAGCCACGGAAAATCGTGCATGTGGCGCCCACCTATCCGGAAATTGCCCGGAAAGCCCGGATTGAAGGGGTCGTCATTTTGGAAATCATCGTGGATAAGGCCGGCAACGTCCGGGATGTGCGGGTGCTCCGGGGTTTAGGGATGGGGCTTACGGAAGCGGCGGTGGAGGCAGTGCGGCAGTGGCGGTACGAGCCCGCGACCCTCAACGGTCGGCCGGTGGAGGTTTACATAACGGTAACGATCAACTTCCGCCTGCAGTAA
- a CDS encoding tetratricopeptide repeat protein has translation MLLVVVLVLLAGGCSKLRARQLVREANEHYKAGRYEDAIKLYQQAEAIEPQEVRIKKFIAYAYMALYQPGSRHPKDVAAADNAIAYFKRYLQVRPDDQKVAQSLVTMYMNSDRLAEAIAYFKQYSTDHPNDVQAVQSIAMLYAKQGDFDATFNWQKRYISMLEKASFRDPKERKDKLAEAYYTLGVTCWEKSYSSSPELLPLSRRLEILNTGLSCLEKAMQFRDNYADAMAYVNLIYRQYAKYETDPVKQAAYTAKANEWLAKAVSARQAQEKQQREEQAKKNLLEAM, from the coding sequence GTGCTTTTGGTGGTGGTGTTGGTGCTTTTGGCGGGTGGTTGCAGCAAGCTGCGGGCGCGCCAGCTGGTGCGGGAAGCCAACGAGCATTACAAGGCGGGACGGTATGAGGATGCCATCAAGCTGTACCAGCAAGCGGAAGCTATCGAGCCGCAAGAGGTGCGCATCAAGAAGTTCATTGCCTACGCTTACATGGCCTTGTACCAGCCGGGCTCGCGCCACCCCAAGGATGTGGCTGCTGCCGATAACGCCATTGCCTATTTTAAGCGCTACCTTCAGGTTCGTCCCGATGACCAAAAGGTGGCGCAATCGTTGGTGACGATGTACATGAACTCCGATCGCTTGGCTGAGGCAATTGCGTACTTCAAGCAGTACTCCACCGATCATCCCAATGATGTTCAGGCCGTGCAGTCCATTGCCATGCTTTATGCGAAACAGGGTGATTTCGACGCAACGTTCAACTGGCAAAAACGCTACATTTCCATGCTGGAAAAAGCTTCCTTCCGTGACCCCAAGGAGCGCAAGGACAAATTGGCCGAGGCGTACTACACGTTGGGGGTTACCTGCTGGGAAAAATCGTACTCTTCTTCGCCAGAGCTACTTCCGCTTTCTCGACGCTTGGAAATTCTCAATACCGGGCTTTCCTGCCTGGAAAAGGCGATGCAGTTCCGGGATAACTACGCCGATGCCATGGCCTATGTGAACCTTATTTATCGCCAGTACGCCAAGTACGAAACCGATCCAGTCAAGCAGGCGGCCTATACCGCTAAGGCCAATGAGTGGTTGGCCAAAGCTGTGTCGGCGCGGCAAGCGCAAGAAAAGCAGCAACGGGAAGAGCAAGCAAAAAAGAACCTATTAGAGGCCATGTGA
- a CDS encoding APC family permease, which produces MAEPPLASSPTPPDPPSWSRRLKELLFGKPRNLQEAGLVEKLSLVALLAWVGLGADGLSSSCYGPEEAYRTLGSHTYLAIGIAALTAFTVVLIATAYSRIIEEFPHGGGGYVVASKLLGERVGVVSGCALLVDYVLTVAVSVAAACDALFSFLPPDWHGFKVASEVVIILALTVLNIRGVKESVLTLAPIFVLFLLLHVFLIVGGIALHLGQVPQVVGNLKDSFRSGLASLGGWGMVVLFFHAYSMGGGTYTGLEAVSNGLPIMREPRVRTAKRTMLYMAVSLSFTAAGLMVCYLLWGVEPLAGKTLNAVLLESFSARWSWGQALTVATLLSEGALLVVAAQTGFLDGPRVLANMAVDSWVPHRFAALSERLTTRNGILLMGAAALSALLYTHGEVRHLVVMYSINVFLTFTLSMLGMLRLWLGRRNSQGRWRKVALFAAGFSLCGSILIITVVEKFRQGGWVTLAVTGCCIGLAFLIKRHYRGMAGKLAELDRTLGTIPAGEEKVAPSLDPGKPTAAFLVASYSGLGVHTVLNALRFFPGHFRNLVFLSVAVVDSGAFKGEGELAKLRQRQEAMLAEYVALANRLGFAATSRLGVGTDVVAAAEALCLEVLREFPRTVFFAGHLIFRRERWYHRYLHNQTAFALQKRLQWQGVPVVVLPVRVY; this is translated from the coding sequence ATGGCTGAGCCACCGTTGGCCAGTTCCCCCACACCGCCTGATCCCCCATCGTGGAGCCGGCGGCTCAAGGAGCTTCTGTTCGGTAAGCCCCGCAACCTGCAGGAGGCAGGTCTTGTGGAAAAGCTCTCGCTGGTGGCGCTTTTGGCTTGGGTGGGGCTTGGCGCCGATGGGTTGTCCTCCTCCTGCTACGGGCCCGAGGAAGCGTACCGAACGCTGGGTTCCCACACCTACCTGGCCATTGGCATTGCGGCTTTGACGGCTTTTACAGTGGTCCTCATTGCCACGGCGTACAGCCGAATCATTGAGGAGTTCCCACACGGTGGCGGCGGATACGTGGTGGCGTCCAAGCTTTTGGGCGAGCGGGTGGGGGTGGTGTCCGGGTGCGCGCTGCTGGTGGATTACGTGCTGACCGTTGCCGTTTCCGTGGCCGCGGCCTGCGACGCCTTATTTAGCTTTTTGCCCCCAGATTGGCATGGGTTCAAGGTGGCCAGCGAGGTGGTGATCATCCTCGCGCTTACCGTGCTCAACATCCGCGGTGTCAAGGAATCGGTGCTGACGCTGGCTCCCATCTTCGTGTTGTTCCTCCTCTTGCACGTCTTTCTCATCGTTGGTGGCATTGCCTTGCACCTTGGGCAAGTGCCGCAGGTGGTGGGAAACCTTAAGGATTCCTTCCGCTCGGGGTTGGCTTCCCTCGGCGGCTGGGGCATGGTGGTGCTGTTCTTTCACGCTTATTCCATGGGCGGCGGTACTTACACCGGTTTGGAAGCGGTTTCCAACGGTTTGCCCATCATGCGCGAGCCAAGGGTCCGCACCGCCAAGCGCACGATGTTGTACATGGCAGTATCGCTTTCGTTTACCGCCGCGGGCTTGATGGTGTGTTACCTGCTTTGGGGAGTAGAGCCGCTGGCCGGAAAAACCCTCAACGCCGTGCTCCTGGAGAGCTTCAGCGCCCGGTGGAGTTGGGGACAAGCCCTCACCGTTGCCACGCTGCTGTCAGAAGGAGCGCTATTGGTGGTGGCAGCGCAAACTGGCTTTTTGGACGGACCGCGAGTGCTGGCCAACATGGCGGTGGACTCCTGGGTCCCCCACCGATTTGCTGCGCTTTCTGAACGCCTCACCACCCGCAACGGCATCTTGCTCATGGGGGCTGCGGCGCTTTCGGCCCTGCTGTACACCCACGGGGAGGTCCGCCACTTGGTGGTGATGTACAGCATCAACGTGTTTTTGACCTTCACCTTGTCCATGTTGGGGATGCTCCGGCTTTGGTTGGGGAGGCGGAACAGCCAGGGTCGCTGGCGTAAGGTTGCGCTTTTTGCCGCGGGCTTTTCGCTGTGCGGCTCCATCCTCATCATCACGGTGGTTGAGAAGTTCCGCCAAGGGGGCTGGGTTACTTTGGCCGTCACTGGCTGTTGCATTGGGCTTGCTTTCTTGATCAAGCGGCATTACCGGGGCATGGCAGGAAAGCTGGCTGAGCTTGATCGCACGTTGGGCACGATCCCCGCCGGTGAGGAGAAGGTTGCGCCGTCCCTTGACCCTGGCAAGCCCACGGCGGCTTTCCTGGTGGCGAGCTACAGCGGGCTGGGGGTTCACACGGTTTTGAACGCGCTCCGCTTTTTCCCCGGGCACTTCCGCAACCTGGTTTTTTTGTCGGTGGCGGTGGTGGATTCGGGGGCATTTAAGGGCGAAGGGGAGCTTGCCAAGCTTCGGCAACGGCAGGAAGCCATGCTGGCCGAATATGTGGCCCTGGCCAATAGGCTGGGTTTTGCCGCCACTTCTCGCTTGGGCGTCGGCACCGACGTGGTGGCGGCAGCGGAGGCGCTGTGTCTGGAGGTGCTGCGAGAGTTCCCACGAACGGTGTTCTTTGCGGGCCACCTCATCTTCCGTCGCGAGCGGTGGTACCACCGCTACCTCCACAACCAAACCGCTTTTGCCCTGCAAAAACGCCTGCAGTGGCAGGGAGTTCCGGTGGTGGTCTTGCCGGTACGGGTGTACTAG
- the epsC gene encoding serine O-acetyltransferase EpsC, whose amino-acid sequence MANASQKKRLMEAIETITRNVEARGEPLFHGGEQPLPQKREVIAIVRGLQEVIYPGYFGDQALYREYLHAHLADQLYALSKKLEAEIRKAVNAVCRRPGGEVVGPVAQDPAEVVVRFFARLPEVMELIAGDVVAAYEGDPAATCLEEVVLAYPGVKAVFTYRLAHLLHELGVPLIPRIMTEFAHNETGIDIHPGAKIGREFFIDHGTGVVIGETAVIGDRVKLYQGVTLGALSFPRDERGKLMRGTKRHPTLEDDVVVYAGATILGGDTVVGRGSVIGGNVWLTTSVPPYSKVTLSRDQLAYEITPR is encoded by the coding sequence GTGGCCAACGCGTCGCAAAAGAAGAGGCTTATGGAAGCCATCGAAACCATCACCCGCAACGTGGAGGCCCGAGGGGAGCCGCTCTTCCACGGGGGGGAGCAACCGCTGCCGCAAAAGCGGGAGGTCATCGCCATCGTCCGCGGGCTGCAGGAGGTCATTTACCCGGGCTACTTTGGCGACCAGGCTTTGTACCGGGAATACCTGCACGCCCACCTGGCGGATCAGCTTTACGCGCTTTCCAAAAAGCTCGAAGCGGAAATCCGCAAGGCCGTCAACGCCGTGTGCCGCCGCCCCGGCGGGGAGGTGGTGGGTCCGGTGGCGCAGGACCCGGCGGAGGTGGTGGTGCGGTTTTTTGCGCGGCTGCCGGAGGTCATGGAGCTCATCGCCGGCGATGTGGTGGCCGCCTACGAGGGGGATCCGGCAGCAACATGCTTGGAGGAAGTGGTTTTGGCATACCCCGGCGTCAAGGCGGTGTTCACCTACCGGCTCGCGCACCTCTTGCACGAGCTGGGGGTGCCGCTCATCCCCCGCATCATGACGGAATTTGCCCACAACGAAACCGGCATTGACATCCACCCCGGCGCCAAAATTGGCCGGGAGTTCTTCATTGACCACGGCACCGGCGTGGTCATTGGTGAAACCGCAGTGATCGGGGATCGGGTGAAGCTTTACCAGGGCGTGACCCTGGGTGCTCTTTCCTTCCCTCGGGATGAGCGGGGCAAGCTCATGCGCGGCACCAAACGTCACCCCACCCTGGAGGACGATGTGGTGGTTTACGCCGGGGCCACGATCTTGGGCGGCGACACGGTGGTGGGCCGCGGCTCGGTGATCGGCGGGAACGTATGGCTCACAACCTCGGTGCCCCCGTACTCCAAGGTCACGCTTTCCCGCGACCAGTTGGCCTACGAAATCACCCCACGTTAA
- a CDS encoding nucleoside kinase, with translation MAGKTVVVSFAGQRRQVLAGTTVWEFFREFWGEVPLDVLAALVNRRMVMLDFPLRGLQVELEAVRAGSRLGETVLRRSAVLLLLAAAAELYPESRLVVGQSLGGGYFFSWHSQLPLTQDVVTSLAREMERMCQEDVPLTRSVITLEEAEAAFRARGEASKLELLATHRSSTVPVVSCGNFLDIAHGPVAPSAGRVRGWDLALYEDGILLRFARNGKQELLPLWPQPKLFATYRETRQWNEAVGIAHVGSLNRACLSGEISEIIRIAEGFHEKKIAQIADAIAARPQARVVLVAGPSASGKTTFIKRLGIQLRVCGLHPVGVSLDNYFVDRDKTPLDEEGKPDYESIEALDLPLFNEHLKALLEGKTVAVPKYDFVRGKRAEPERWSTLKLEPGQVLLIEGIHALNPRLTEAVAEESKFRIFISALTQLTLDDHNRIFTSDSRLLRRIVRDRLFRGHPAVRTLEMWPGVRRGERRWIFPFQEQADVMFNSALVYEPAVLKIFAERFLLEVPREHPAYTEAYRLLKFLAWFVPVFQEDVPSTSILREFIGGSAFEY, from the coding sequence ATGGCGGGGAAGACCGTGGTGGTGAGCTTTGCCGGTCAGAGGCGACAGGTCCTGGCCGGGACCACCGTGTGGGAGTTCTTCCGGGAGTTTTGGGGGGAGGTGCCGCTGGACGTGCTGGCGGCCCTGGTCAACCGCCGCATGGTAATGCTGGACTTCCCGCTGCGCGGCTTGCAGGTGGAGCTGGAAGCGGTACGCGCCGGAAGCCGCCTGGGAGAAACCGTGCTGCGCCGCTCGGCGGTGCTTTTGCTTTTGGCGGCTGCCGCCGAGCTTTACCCCGAAAGCCGGCTGGTGGTGGGGCAGTCCCTGGGCGGCGGGTACTTTTTCAGCTGGCATTCCCAGCTCCCCCTCACCCAGGATGTGGTGACCTCCTTGGCCCGGGAAATGGAGCGGATGTGCCAAGAGGACGTGCCGCTCACCCGCTCGGTCATCACCCTGGAGGAAGCCGAGGCCGCCTTCCGGGCGCGGGGGGAAGCTTCGAAGCTGGAGCTTTTGGCCACCCACCGCTCTTCCACAGTGCCGGTGGTGAGCTGCGGTAACTTCCTGGACATCGCCCACGGCCCGGTGGCCCCTTCCGCCGGGCGGGTGCGGGGTTGGGATCTTGCCTTGTACGAGGACGGGATCCTCCTGCGCTTTGCCCGCAACGGCAAGCAAGAGCTGCTCCCCCTCTGGCCGCAACCCAAGCTCTTTGCCACCTACCGGGAAACCCGCCAGTGGAACGAAGCGGTAGGGATCGCCCACGTGGGCTCCTTAAACCGCGCTTGCCTTTCCGGAGAAATCTCGGAAATCATCCGTATTGCTGAAGGTTTCCACGAGAAGAAGATCGCGCAAATTGCCGATGCCATTGCCGCCCGGCCGCAAGCGCGGGTGGTGCTGGTGGCCGGGCCTTCGGCTTCCGGAAAGACCACCTTCATCAAGCGGTTAGGCATCCAACTGCGGGTTTGTGGCTTGCACCCGGTGGGGGTTTCCCTGGACAACTACTTCGTGGATCGCGACAAAACCCCGCTGGATGAAGAAGGAAAACCCGACTACGAGTCCATTGAAGCGCTGGATTTGCCGCTTTTCAACGAGCACCTGAAAGCACTGTTGGAAGGCAAAACCGTAGCCGTTCCCAAGTACGACTTCGTGCGCGGAAAAAGGGCCGAGCCCGAACGCTGGAGCACGTTAAAGCTGGAACCGGGGCAAGTCCTGCTCATTGAGGGCATTCACGCCTTAAACCCCCGGCTGACGGAAGCGGTGGCCGAGGAAAGCAAGTTCCGCATCTTCATTTCCGCCCTCACCCAGCTCACCCTGGACGACCACAACCGCATCTTCACCTCCGACTCCCGGCTTTTGCGCCGCATCGTCCGCGACCGGCTCTTCCGCGGTCACCCGGCGGTGCGCACCCTGGAAATGTGGCCGGGGGTGCGGCGGGGTGAGCGGCGCTGGATCTTCCCGTTCCAGGAGCAAGCCGACGTCATGTTCAACTCGGCTCTGGTTTACGAACCGGCGGTGCTCAAGATCTTTGCCGAGCGCTTCCTTCTGGAGGTGCCCAGGGAGCACCCGGCGTACACCGAGGCCTACCGGCTTTTGAAGTTTTTGGCCTGGTTTGTGCCGGTGTTTCAGGAAGATGTGCCTTCCACCTCGATCTTGCGGGAGTTTATCGGCGGTTCGGCTTTTGAATACTAG
- a CDS encoding DUF1820 family protein: MVRQSKPKPIYRVLFVQQGQVYEVYASEVAASNIFGFLEVADLHFSRSEIIADPSEEKLRQEFAGVSRIFVPYHAVLRIDQVEKAGVSRVAAAEGGGVMPFPIPMAKPGRPEGR, encoded by the coding sequence ATGGTTCGCCAATCCAAGCCCAAGCCGATCTATCGGGTGCTGTTCGTGCAGCAGGGGCAGGTGTACGAGGTGTACGCCTCCGAGGTGGCGGCTTCCAACATCTTTGGCTTTCTGGAAGTTGCCGATTTGCACTTTTCCCGCAGCGAGATCATTGCCGACCCCAGCGAGGAAAAGCTCCGGCAGGAGTTTGCCGGAGTCTCCCGCATTTTTGTTCCCTACCATGCGGTGCTGCGCATTGACCAGGTGGAAAAGGCCGGCGTGAGCCGCGTGGCAGCAGCGGAAGGCGGGGGCGTGATGCCGTTCCCCATCCCCATGGCCAAACCCGGCCGCCCCGAAGGCCGTTAG